In Quadrisphaera sp. DSM 44207, one DNA window encodes the following:
- the ppgK gene encoding polyphosphate--glucose phosphotransferase, with product MERIGVGIDIGGSGIKGAPVDLGAGELTAERLREPTPQPSRPAAVARVVADLARTITGGLGDAGQGLPLGVTFPAVIQHGTARTAANVHEAWIGTDVQALLAEATGHPVHVVNDADAAGVAEARFGAAKGVRGVVLVATLGTGIGTALLVDGVLVPNTELGHLEVGGHDAETRASDAAREREDLTYKQWAKRLQAYFGALEALFWPDLLVVGGGVSRKSEKFLPLLELRTPIVPARLQNQAGIVGAAVLAAERAGS from the coding sequence GTGGAGCGGATCGGGGTGGGCATCGACATCGGCGGCTCGGGCATCAAGGGCGCCCCCGTGGACCTGGGGGCGGGTGAGCTGACCGCGGAGCGGCTGCGCGAGCCCACGCCCCAGCCCTCCAGGCCCGCCGCCGTCGCGCGCGTGGTCGCCGACCTGGCGCGCACGATCACCGGCGGCCTCGGGGACGCCGGGCAGGGCCTGCCGCTCGGGGTCACGTTCCCGGCGGTGATCCAGCACGGCACGGCGCGCACCGCCGCGAACGTGCACGAGGCGTGGATCGGCACCGACGTGCAGGCGCTGCTGGCGGAGGCCACGGGCCACCCCGTGCACGTGGTCAACGACGCGGACGCCGCCGGCGTGGCCGAGGCCCGCTTCGGCGCGGCGAAGGGGGTGCGGGGCGTCGTCCTGGTCGCCACCCTCGGCACGGGCATCGGCACGGCGCTGCTGGTGGACGGCGTCCTGGTGCCCAACACCGAGCTCGGGCACCTCGAGGTCGGCGGCCACGACGCCGAGACGCGGGCGTCGGACGCCGCCCGCGAGCGCGAGGACCTGACCTACAAGCAGTGGGCGAAGCGGCTGCAGGCGTACTTCGGGGCGCTGGAGGCGCTGTTCTGGCCCGACCTGCTCGTCGTCGGGGGCGGCGTCTCGCGCAAGTCCGAGAAGTTCCTGCCGCTGCTGGAGCTCAGGACGCCGATCGTCCCGGCGCGCCTGCAGAACCAGGCCGGCATCGTGGGCGCCGCGGTGCTCGCGGCGGAACGGGCCGGGAGCTAG
- a CDS encoding DsbA family oxidoreductase: MKVEIWSDVVCPWCYIGKRRFEAALERFGHRDEVEVEWKAFELDPTATSASAAETARPDDYATRLAAKYGTSLEQARGMLASMTAAAAEEGLDFHFERAVRANTADAHQVVLLAGEHGLQDAVEERLMRACFTEGEAVGDREVLVRLAAEAGLDAEEVRAVLAEGRLLEAVRAEEAEAAALGIRGVPFFVVDRRYGVSGAQPPEHLLAVLQRAWEDSRPLTLVGTGDDAAACGPDGCAL; the protein is encoded by the coding sequence GTGAAGGTCGAGATCTGGTCCGACGTCGTCTGCCCCTGGTGCTACATCGGCAAGCGCCGCTTCGAAGCCGCCCTGGAGCGCTTCGGGCACCGCGACGAGGTCGAGGTGGAGTGGAAGGCGTTCGAGCTGGACCCGACGGCGACGTCGGCGTCCGCTGCCGAGACCGCCCGCCCGGACGACTACGCGACGCGGCTGGCGGCCAAGTACGGCACCTCGCTGGAGCAGGCGCGCGGGATGCTCGCGTCCATGACGGCCGCAGCAGCCGAGGAGGGCCTGGACTTCCACTTCGAGCGCGCGGTGCGCGCCAACACCGCCGACGCGCACCAGGTGGTCCTCCTGGCGGGCGAGCACGGCCTCCAGGACGCCGTGGAGGAGCGCCTGATGCGGGCGTGCTTCACCGAGGGGGAGGCCGTCGGCGACCGCGAGGTGCTCGTGCGCCTGGCCGCCGAGGCGGGCCTGGACGCCGAGGAGGTGCGCGCCGTCCTGGCCGAGGGCCGCCTGCTGGAGGCGGTGCGCGCCGAGGAGGCGGAGGCCGCGGCCCTGGGGATCCGCGGCGTGCCGTTCTTCGTCGTCGACCGCCGCTACGGCGTCTCCGGCGCGCAGCCGCCCGAGCACCTGCTCGCGGTGCTGCAGCGCGCCTGGGAGGACAGCCGCCCGCTGACCCTGGTCGGCACGGGGGACGACGCCGCCGCGTGCGGCCCGGACGGCTGCGCTCTGTGA
- a CDS encoding phosphatase PAP2 family protein, giving the protein MSAATPGTVEQEVARHAGLAGRTAAGAALGALVALPFLALLALVLAGSPALLRLDGAVAAGFNAWALTRPGAVVALEVLAVVAHPWTFRLAVLAVAVALWRRGRRRAATWAVTTTTVGSVLNVVLKEAVERARPAFADPVAAAPGYSFPSGHAQTSMLGAAVLLAVLLPALGRRARALAWSAAALVVLATGFDRVALGVHYLSDVVAGWVVALALVTGALVAVPPHLRR; this is encoded by the coding sequence GTGAGCGCCGCGACGCCCGGCACCGTCGAGCAGGAGGTCGCCCGCCACGCCGGCCTGGCCGGGCGCACGGCGGCGGGCGCCGCGCTGGGCGCGCTCGTGGCGCTGCCGTTCCTCGCGCTGCTCGCCCTGGTGCTCGCCGGCTCCCCTGCGCTCCTGCGCCTGGACGGCGCCGTCGCGGCCGGCTTCAACGCCTGGGCGCTGACCCGGCCGGGCGCCGTGGTCGCGCTCGAGGTGCTCGCCGTCGTGGCGCACCCGTGGACCTTCCGGCTGGCGGTCCTGGCGGTGGCGGTCGCGCTGTGGCGGCGGGGACGGCGCCGGGCGGCGACATGGGCGGTCACGACGACGACCGTCGGCTCGGTGCTCAACGTCGTGCTCAAGGAGGCGGTCGAGCGGGCGCGTCCCGCCTTCGCCGACCCCGTCGCCGCGGCGCCCGGGTACAGCTTCCCCTCCGGGCACGCGCAGACCTCGATGCTCGGCGCCGCCGTGCTGCTCGCCGTGCTGCTGCCGGCGCTGGGCCGGCGGGCGAGGGCGCTGGCGTGGTCGGCAGCGGCGCTCGTCGTCCTCGCCACCGGGTTCGACCGCGTCGCCCTGGGCGTGCACTACCTCAGCGACGTCGTGGCCGGCTGGGTCGTCGCGCTCGCGCTCGTCACCGGCGCCCTGGTCGCCGTCCCGCCGCACCTCCGCCGCTGA
- a CDS encoding formate/nitrite transporter family protein: protein MASAAGGRGGTGSPLEPPAEPEQEIEEAFDRLVDEGEDRLARPWPALVTTGFLGGVDVGTGVIAYLLVEHATGSPLLAGPAFSIAFVALLLARSELFTENFLVPVTAVAARRGSLAALGRLWGVALVMNLVGGWLIAWLIVTALPDLRPTAVTAGTHYAQLGVDLESFALAVLAGLVITLMTRMQHATDSLGVKLVPAVLFGALLAGGQLFHSVLDSVLMFAALNTGQAPFGYADWFGALCWSALGNTVGGVVLVAFVRLARVPHRLVQERARNA from the coding sequence ATGGCCAGCGCAGCGGGCGGACGGGGCGGGACCGGCTCACCGCTGGAGCCGCCCGCCGAGCCCGAGCAGGAGATCGAGGAGGCCTTCGACCGCCTCGTCGACGAGGGGGAGGACCGCCTGGCGCGGCCCTGGCCGGCGCTGGTCACGACGGGCTTCCTGGGCGGGGTGGACGTCGGCACGGGGGTGATCGCCTACCTGCTCGTCGAGCACGCCACCGGCTCGCCCCTGCTGGCCGGGCCGGCCTTCAGCATCGCCTTCGTCGCGCTCCTGCTGGCCCGCAGCGAGCTGTTCACGGAGAACTTCCTCGTGCCCGTCACCGCCGTCGCGGCCCGGCGCGGCTCGCTCGCCGCCCTCGGGCGGCTGTGGGGCGTGGCGCTGGTGATGAACCTCGTCGGCGGCTGGCTGATCGCCTGGTTGATCGTCACGGCCCTGCCCGACCTGCGGCCGACGGCCGTGACGGCCGGGACCCACTACGCCCAGCTGGGCGTGGACCTGGAGTCCTTCGCGCTCGCCGTCCTCGCCGGCCTGGTGATCACGCTGATGACGCGCATGCAGCACGCGACCGACAGCCTGGGGGTCAAGCTCGTCCCCGCCGTCCTGTTCGGCGCCCTGCTGGCCGGCGGGCAGCTGTTCCACAGCGTCCTGGACTCGGTGCTGATGTTCGCCGCCCTGAACACCGGCCAGGCACCGTTCGGCTACGCGGACTGGTTCGGCGCCCTGTGCTGGTCGGCGCTGGGCAACACGGTCGGGGGCGTGGTGCTCGTGGCCTTCGTGCGCCTGGCGCGCGTGCCCCACCGGCTCGTGCAGGAGCGCGCGCGCAACGCCTGA
- a CDS encoding PLP-dependent aminotransferase family protein — protein MRPAADLDLPLALDRSTAVPLHLQLAAGLREAASTGLLPPGSRMPPTRLLARRLGVARSTVVAAYEQLDGEGHLQARHGSGTYLTASSPAPSAPSLLPSPSAPPVPPVPPVPSARSGTATAPSSPPAAAPRPPAVLDLRPGQPGTARLADPAWQRAWRAATAAAPPTWEPPSLGLPRLREEVAAHLRAARGLAADPDDVVVTAGTSEALSLLAWALPLRGESVAVEDPGHPAARRSLVRHGAALVPVPVDDDGLVVDALPTGRGAPRAVLTTPSHQYPLGGRMPVARRLALLAWAERCDAVVVEDDYDSEFRFDVAPLPALAGLDRAGRTVHVGTFSKVLTPWLRIGYLVAPPWLRPALRDARTDLGTVVSGVDQQALAAYLAAGGLRRHVARCRRDHARTRAHLTRRLAQQAPGVRLRGLDGGLHAVLELPPGARAARVVARAGAAGLRVADLDEYRVRPLPQGAAAAQGVVLGYGSATAADVDRAVAVLAHAVRAEAVQVEAVQAEAVRAGAVRAEPGA, from the coding sequence GTGCGACCCGCCGCCGACCTGGACCTGCCGCTCGCGCTCGACCGCTCGACCGCCGTTCCGCTGCACCTGCAGCTCGCGGCCGGGCTGCGGGAGGCGGCCTCGACCGGGCTGCTGCCGCCGGGGAGCCGGATGCCCCCGACGCGGCTGCTCGCGCGGCGCCTCGGCGTCGCCCGCAGCACGGTGGTCGCCGCCTACGAGCAGCTGGACGGCGAGGGACACCTGCAGGCCCGCCACGGGTCCGGCACCTACCTCACCGCCTCCTCACCCGCGCCGTCCGCCCCGTCCCTGCTGCCCTCGCCGTCCGCGCCGCCTGTGCCGCCTGTGCCGCCTGTGCCCTCTGCGCGATCCGGCACGGCGACCGCGCCCTCGAGCCCGCCGGCCGCTGCACCGCGCCCGCCCGCCGTCCTCGACCTGCGCCCGGGCCAGCCCGGCACCGCCCGCCTCGCCGACCCGGCGTGGCAGCGGGCCTGGCGCGCCGCCACCGCCGCCGCCCCGCCGACGTGGGAGCCGCCGTCCCTGGGCCTGCCGCGCCTGCGCGAGGAGGTGGCCGCGCACCTGCGCGCCGCCCGCGGCCTGGCCGCCGACCCCGACGACGTGGTCGTCACGGCCGGCACGAGCGAGGCGCTGTCCCTGCTGGCGTGGGCGCTGCCGCTGCGCGGGGAGTCCGTCGCCGTCGAGGACCCAGGCCACCCCGCGGCCCGCCGCTCGCTCGTCCGCCACGGGGCCGCGCTGGTGCCGGTGCCGGTCGACGACGACGGGCTGGTCGTCGACGCCCTGCCCACCGGCCGCGGCGCCCCGCGCGCGGTGCTGACCACCCCGAGCCACCAGTACCCGCTCGGCGGGCGGATGCCGGTCGCGCGCCGCCTGGCGCTGCTGGCGTGGGCCGAGCGCTGCGACGCCGTGGTGGTGGAGGACGACTACGACAGCGAGTTCCGCTTCGACGTCGCCCCGCTGCCGGCCCTGGCCGGTCTGGACCGCGCCGGCCGCACCGTGCACGTGGGGACCTTCTCCAAGGTCCTCACCCCGTGGCTGCGGATCGGGTACCTCGTCGCCCCGCCGTGGCTGCGGCCGGCGCTGCGGGACGCGCGCACCGACCTCGGCACGGTCGTCAGCGGCGTCGACCAGCAGGCGCTCGCGGCGTACCTGGCGGCCGGCGGGCTGCGGCGCCACGTCGCGCGCTGCCGCCGCGACCACGCCCGCACGCGCGCGCACCTGACCCGGCGCCTGGCGCAGCAGGCGCCGGGCGTGCGGCTGCGCGGCCTGGACGGCGGGCTGCACGCCGTCCTCGAGCTGCCGCCCGGCGCCCGTGCGGCCCGGGTGGTCGCGCGGGCGGGAGCCGCCGGCCTGCGGGTGGCGGACCTCGACGAGTACCGCGTGCGGCCGCTGCCGCAGGGCGCCGCGGCGGCGCAGGGCGTCGTCCTCGGCTACGGCAGCGCCACCGCGGCCGACGTCGACCGGGCGGTCGCCGTCCTGGCGCACGCGGTGCGGGCCGAGGCGGTGCAGGTGGAGGCGGTGCAGGCCGAGGCGGTGCGGGCCGGAGCGGTGCGAGCGGAGCCGGGCGCCTGA
- a CDS encoding pyridoxamine 5'-phosphate oxidase family protein → MEPLPLTDRTRVTRLAQRQVTDRAALHALLDEALVAHVAVVRDGGPVVLPLGCARDGDALLLHGSTGGGLLREAAAGAPLAVSVTLLDGLVVARSLFDSSMNYRSALVLGRAEVLRGEEQERALLVLSEHLLPGRWSEVRPASPRERAATLVLRVPLAEASVKVRAAGASAADDDGEDRAAWAGVVPLALRAGTPAPNPEVPASVPVPPSVRGLLARHGSG, encoded by the coding sequence GTGGAACCCCTCCCCCTCACCGACCGCACCCGCGTCACCCGGCTCGCGCAGCGCCAGGTCACCGACCGCGCCGCGCTGCACGCCCTGCTCGACGAGGCGCTCGTCGCGCACGTCGCCGTGGTGCGCGACGGCGGGCCCGTCGTGCTGCCGCTCGGCTGCGCCCGCGACGGCGACGCGCTGCTGCTGCACGGCTCCACCGGCGGCGGGCTCCTGCGCGAGGCCGCCGCCGGAGCGCCGCTGGCGGTGTCGGTGACGCTCCTCGACGGCCTCGTCGTCGCCCGGTCGCTGTTCGACAGCTCGATGAACTACCGCAGCGCCCTCGTGCTCGGGCGTGCGGAGGTCCTGCGCGGCGAGGAGCAGGAGCGGGCGCTGCTCGTCCTCTCCGAGCACCTGCTGCCCGGCCGCTGGTCCGAGGTGCGGCCCGCGAGCCCCCGCGAGCGCGCCGCCACGCTGGTGCTGCGCGTGCCGCTGGCCGAGGCGAGCGTCAAGGTGCGCGCCGCGGGGGCGAGCGCCGCGGACGACGACGGCGAGGACCGGGCCGCGTGGGCGGGCGTCGTCCCGCTCGCGCTGCGCGCCGGGACCCCCGCGCCCAACCCCGAGGTGCCGGCGTCCGTGCCGGTGCCCCCGAGCGTGCGGGGGCTGCTCGCGCGGCACGGGAGCGGCTGA
- a CDS encoding YaaA family protein: MIVLLPPSERKTPATRGAALDLASLHHPELTPAREQVLTALEEASASCDAAQVLGTGASLVAEVQRNTRWRTEPAQDVRRLYSGVLYDALDLRGLPRGAAARAAASVRVLSAAHGLLAPGDRVPAYRLAMDVDLPGTGPLAAFWREHLTPVLDAMAAEAEQVVVDCRSAAYAAAWRPPRALAERVVAVRVLREQDGRRSVVSHGAKHARGLVARHLLTRRGAAPKDAERLARAVAEAFACELSPAVPGRSRTLDVVVRD, encoded by the coding sequence GTGATCGTCCTGCTGCCGCCGTCCGAGCGCAAGACCCCGGCGACGCGGGGAGCGGCGCTCGACCTCGCCTCGCTGCACCACCCCGAGCTCACCCCGGCGCGCGAGCAGGTGCTCACGGCGCTGGAGGAGGCCAGCGCCTCCTGCGACGCCGCGCAGGTGCTCGGCACCGGCGCCTCGCTGGTCGCGGAGGTCCAGCGCAACACCCGCTGGCGCACCGAACCGGCCCAGGACGTGCGCCGCCTGTACTCCGGCGTCCTCTACGACGCGCTCGACCTGCGCGGCCTGCCCCGCGGGGCGGCGGCCCGGGCGGCGGCGTCGGTGCGGGTGCTCTCCGCGGCCCACGGCCTGCTCGCCCCGGGTGACCGGGTGCCCGCCTACCGCCTGGCGATGGACGTCGACCTGCCCGGCACCGGCCCGCTCGCGGCCTTCTGGCGCGAGCACCTGACGCCCGTGCTCGACGCGATGGCCGCGGAGGCGGAGCAGGTCGTCGTGGACTGCCGATCCGCCGCCTACGCCGCCGCCTGGCGACCGCCGCGGGCGCTCGCCGAGCGCGTGGTCGCGGTGCGGGTGCTGCGCGAGCAGGACGGGCGGCGCAGCGTCGTCTCCCACGGGGCCAAGCACGCGCGCGGGCTCGTGGCGCGGCACCTGCTCACCCGCCGCGGCGCGGCGCCGAAGGACGCCGAGCGGCTGGCGCGCGCCGTCGCCGAGGCCTTCGCCTGCGAGCTCTCCCCCGCCGTTCCCGGCCGTTCGCGCACCCTGGACGTCGTCGTCCGCGACTGA
- a CDS encoding alpha/beta fold hydrolase: MLPRTPALTATAAAAAAAAVTGRSVAVTRDPGREDEDGAAARVPAPRAVHRVPTTGGASLHVVEWGQARGRPVVLAHGYTATHGDWLPVVPGLLAAGRRVLALDLPGHGRSSRGRGRLDVGRLADAVQAVLEHLDLRDAVLGGHSLGGTAALALAARDPARAAERVRALVTVAAPPQFRRPPEVGTIAFGASPLTPALLDARASGRLLVRLQIVGPGAAPEVVDAVRRRWSACPLPTRWACARGVLGADLRPLLPAVPVPVTAVAGGADRICPPSRAHLIADRVPRGRAVVLDGAGHATPLERPAEVTAALLEAAG; encoded by the coding sequence GTGCTCCCCAGGACCCCTGCGCTCACCGCCACCGCCGCCGCCGCTGCTGCCGCTGCCGTGACCGGCCGGTCCGTGGCCGTCACCCGGGACCCCGGCCGCGAGGACGAGGACGGGGCCGCGGCGCGGGTGCCGGCACCTCGCGCCGTCCACCGGGTGCCCACCACCGGCGGCGCCTCGCTCCACGTCGTGGAGTGGGGCCAGGCCCGCGGCAGGCCCGTGGTGCTCGCCCACGGGTACACCGCGACCCACGGGGACTGGCTGCCGGTGGTGCCGGGCCTGCTGGCCGCCGGCCGCCGGGTCCTCGCGCTTGACCTGCCCGGGCACGGCCGCTCCTCGCGCGGGAGAGGCCGCCTCGACGTGGGCCGGCTCGCCGACGCCGTCCAGGCGGTGCTGGAGCACCTGGACCTGCGCGACGCCGTGCTGGGCGGTCACTCCCTCGGGGGGACGGCGGCCCTCGCCCTCGCCGCCCGCGACCCCGCGCGGGCCGCCGAGCGCGTGCGGGCCCTGGTGACGGTCGCCGCGCCGCCGCAGTTCCGGCGCCCGCCGGAGGTCGGCACCATCGCCTTCGGGGCCAGCCCGCTGACCCCGGCCCTGCTGGACGCCCGGGCCAGCGGGCGCCTGCTGGTGCGGCTGCAGATCGTCGGCCCCGGCGCCGCACCCGAGGTGGTCGACGCGGTGAGGCGCCGCTGGTCCGCGTGCCCGCTGCCGACGCGGTGGGCCTGCGCCCGCGGCGTCCTCGGCGCCGACCTGCGGCCCCTGCTGCCCGCCGTGCCGGTTCCCGTCACCGCCGTCGCGGGCGGCGCGGACCGCATCTGCCCCCCGTCGAGGGCGCACCTGATCGCCGACCGCGTGCCCCGCGGGCGGGCGGTCGTCCTGGACGGCGCGGGGCACGCCACTCCGCTGGAGCGCCCCGCCGAGGTCACCGCCGCCCTGCTCGAGGCCGCGGGCTGA